A portion of the Cryptomeria japonica chromosome 5, Sugi_1.0, whole genome shotgun sequence genome contains these proteins:
- the LOC131032680 gene encoding wall-associated receptor kinase 17 has product MLLQMQMDFEVVLRSVICICLVGFTVAQCAPEICGSMNVSYPFWIKNSDCGYPGFQITCSKSNSTGNLTPFFTAYLGDFTQQHLPAYDYEIMEIDYKGHLIINSTSIKTYSCNRSTSASSFFQPPHGGPFAISMSNKFVVIGCNSFGTYEFGKWGDARCVSTCVFQSDPQYCRYGCCEITLPDNYMWLNFTGGGVFGLRNSTTNKYDRKCGFSTIMEPSTFRVVDNETNLFWGEGFKAYYGLRLSWGISLQNCSMAKATTNYSCSSNAECFDSPSGVGHVCRCLPGYEGNGYSNGTDCTDIDECSRKGLNLCFGAEEGGMCHNFAGSYKCSCAKGYKGDGYSNGTNCRDIDECRQKMSPCVGEEEGGICHNLPGSYNCSCAKGYKGDGIKRGSKCKPESSNKTVMFAAIGSVSTFVGVCLAACGIFWCLRMRYLKHARDEYFRCNGGFLLERILAEKGKQKEGKNFRIFSENELKRASRDYSDEMKLGSGGSSTVYKGILSNGTPVAIKKFKEFPIGVESEESMKQFINEIVILSGLHHKNVVSLVGCCLQTQSPVLVYEFVDGGTISHQLRAGHLTWQSRLQIAMGSADALAYLHSELDRPIIHRDVKSSNILLDNTVTPKVADFGISRLLCGNDTHLITNVMGTCGYMDPEYFDTGTLTDRSDVYSFGVFLAELLTGREPLSPGRPPQEIVLSKLFLFKCKDNSLTDILDPMVKNEDNQDQMTAVANLARECLSQEGSGRPSMREVKMKLEQIGGSTRLVTSISCLNVLNDQISSGTQSGSMNSLFQLTEMSRIHGR; this is encoded by the exons ATGTTGTTGCAAATGCAAATGGATTTCGAAGTTGTTCTTCGCTCTGTAATTTGTATCTGTTTGGTGGGCTTTACTGTCGCACAATGTGCTCCTGAAATCTGTGGATCTATGAATGTGAGCTATCCTTTTTGGATTAAAAATTCTGATTGTGGATACCCTGGTTTTCAGATCACATGTAGTAAGAGCAATTCTACTGGGAATCTCACTCCCTTCTTTACTGCATATCTAGGTGATTTTACTCAGCAGCATCTTCCAGCCTACGATTACGAGATTATGGAAATCGATTACAAAGGTCATCTTATCATAAATTCCACTTCTATCAAAACCTATTCCTGTAATAGAAGCACCAGTGCGTCAAGCTTCTTTCAACCACCTCATGGTGGGCCATTCGCTATTTCCATGTCCAATAAGTTCGTGGTTATTGGCTGCAACAGCTTTGGTACCTACGAATTTGGAAAATGGGGAGACGCCAGATGTGTATCAACATGTGTCTTTCAAAGTGATCCACAATATTGTCGCTATGGCTGTTGTGAAATCACCCTTCCAGATAATTATATGTGGTTAAATTTCACGGGTGGAGGTGTGTTTGGTTTGCGCAATTCTACAACCAACAAATATGATAGAAAGTGTGGCTTCTCCACCATCATGGAGCCCTCTACCTTCAGAGTGGTGGATAATGAAACAAATCTCTTTTGGGGAGAAGGCTTTAAGGCATACTATGGTCTTCGCCTTAGCTGGGGAATCAGCCTTCAGAATTGCTCCATGGCCAAGGCAACAACCAATTATTCTTGCTCGTCCAACGCAGAATGCTTTGACTCCCCTTCTGGAGTAGGACACGTATGCAGATGCCTTCCTGGATATGAAGGAAATGGTTACTCTAATGGCACAGATTGTACAG ACATAGACGAATGCAGTCGTAAAGGGTTGAATTTGTGCTTTGGGGCAGAGGAGGGAGGAATGTGCCATAATTTTGCAGGTTCTTACAAATGTTCGTGTGCAAAGGGATATAAAGGAGATGGTTACTCCAATGGCACTAATTGCAGAG ACATAGATGAATGTCGTCAAAAAATGAGTCCATGCGTTggagaagaggaaggaggaatATGTCATAATTTGCCAGGTTCGTACAATTGTTCGTGTGCAAAAGGCTATAAGGGAGATGGCATCAAAAGAGGGTCAAAGTGCAAGCCCGAAAGCTCAAATAAAACCGTCATGTTTGCGGCTATAG GTTCTGTTTCCACATTCGTTGGAGTTTGTTTAGCAGCGTGTGGAATATTCTGGTGTTTGAGAATGCGTTACCTGAAACATGCTAGGGATGAGTACTTCCGATGCAACGGAGGTTTCTTGCTGGAGAGAATCCTCGCAGAAAAGGGAAAGCAAAAGGAGGGAAAAAATTTCAGGattttttctgaaaatgagcttAAAAGGGCCTCTAGAGATTATTCAGATGAGATGAAGCTAGGAAGCGGTGGGTCAAGCACTGTATACAAGGGCATCCTTTCAAATGGTACACCTGTTGCTATTAAAAAGTTCAAGGAATTTCCCATTGGTGTAGAATCTGAGGAATCCATGAAGCAGTTTATCAATGAAATTGTGATTCTGTCAGGTCTTCACCACAAAAACGTGGTGAGCTTGGTGGGATGTTGCTTGCAAACACAGTCTCCTGTTCTAGTATACGAATTTGTTGACGGGGGAACGATTTCTCATCAGCTACGTGCCGGCCATTTGACTTGGCAGAGTCGTCTCCAGATTGCAATGGGTAGTGCAGATGCTTTGGCATATTTGCATTCAGAATTAGATCGCCCAATTATTCACCGTGACGTGAAATCATCAAATATTCTTCTGGACAATACGGTCACTCCAAAAGTTGCAGATTTTGGTATATCTCGCCTTCTGTGTGGGAATGATACACACCTCATCACCAATGTAATGGGCACATGTGGTTACATGGATCCTGAATACTTTGACACAGGCACGCTTACTGACAGAAGCGATGTCTACAGCTTCGGCGTATTCCTGGCAGAGCTTCTCACGGGTCGAGAACCCTTGTCTCCTGGAAGACCTCCACAGGAAATTGTCTTATCTAAGCTTTTTCTTTTCAAATGCAAGGACAACAGCTTGACTGATATTTTGGATCCGATGGTGAAGAATGAAGACAACCAGGATCAGATGACTGCTGTGGCAAATTTAGCTAGAGAATGTCTTTCTCAAGAAGGAAGTGGAAGACCGTCCATGAGAGAGGTGAAGATGAAGCTTGAGCAGATAGGAGGTTCAACAAGACTAGTCACATCGATTTCATGTTTAAATGTCCTCAACGACCAAATTTCAAGTGGGACTCAAAGTGGGTCAATGAATTCATTGTTTCAGCTGACAGAGATGTCTAGGATTCATGGACGCTGA